The Arctopsyche grandis isolate Sample6627 chromosome 7, ASM5162203v2, whole genome shotgun sequence genome includes a window with the following:
- the LOC143914050 gene encoding fibrillin-3-like encodes MLKWPLYALLGLGLICLAVADPAPPPWPRRSNQDNDNELTNINNNHFLGPNVCRSRTNRTHCCPGWSTKPHTSLCVVPVCSRSCGGPGICIQPNLCRCEGGFEGPSCQQNGMTTFQNRNRGGCKRICMNGGTCVNATCSCAPGWSGEFCTEPICREPCLHGGRCVAPDRCVCFHGRSGKRCEIDRRTGPCYTDIRGSLCTNQLDGVVCTKNLCCATVGKAWGHPCEQCPDYLDCELGFLRNLSSLECLDIDECAAIPGLCSGGKCINSIGSFSCECPPGQSRNIETNNCEDTDECEDENICKNGKCVNTDGDYYCLCNPNFIQSPDKKFCVDGRLGTCYTYRTSDGECKNNLPMKLSNRDCCCGKNMGRGWGDYCDPCPLPGEPDHTNLCLWSTYSKGKKTINTGTKSGPESHRSDSNGNSHEKNGWSENYNGFDTDTDTFHPTPPAEYSKHKVNECLFRKDICGLGKCIDIEDGYECECSKGAELDDIDNRPVCVDIDECERGYCRGGQCNNLPNSFECLCPPGFDISNDGKLCTDKDECSLSGMCANGICINMDGTFKCQCKTGFKLSSTGRACIDVDECYENMRICLNGRCENTAGSYKCHCDKGFTVSEDNAFCIDLNECLNTGMCDHGKCVNIEGSFQCVCDSGYRIGPDRKHCIDIDECLSNPCLNGKCINSQGSFRCECVAGFNIGPDGRSCLDNRRDLCYSQYKDGVCLNPTSIAVTKSSCCCCTVVAGHPMGWGTSCQACPTAGTIEFDNLCPHGPGMTFNGNDINECTQNPDICKNGACENLMGGHRCICDPGYHVDITGKICTDINECEMEISLCAGGQCRNTPGSFQCICPPGTKYDARTQICEDINECEDLENEPCINGHCINNQGSYECDCEPGFVLDNTGRVCLDNRKGTCWTRLVNGQCELNLPKLVLRQECCCTVGLAWGSPCESCDVSICECPKGYAKLDGKTCTDIDECSLNAEICRGGGTCINTEGSYTCTCPPGLTLDSTGSKCQDMRREPCYIDHKHGQCTNAIDGIYSKNICCCSAVGRAWGGDKCEPCPRAGSTSFMELCPKGAGFIKVDINECTEFPGICQNGRCKNTIGSYSCRCNQGYELDENKVKCIDINECEIVSGVCGNGTCRNTEGSFQCDCNDGYTSNNMMKVCMDINECTESPGLCRGGRCLNTQGSFKCECPPGHELAPDEKSCKDIDECSRTSGICSNGVCENMMGTYQCVCDDGYTQTDFKSHCKDIDECEENNGNCDSQCINTPGSFSCACLPGMALQLDGRMCIDINECTDNPRICGGGKCINTKGSHKCQCGDGLLPNSEFTSCIDANECITQPDICGNGDCVNTVGSFVCRCEDGYSVKPEVGPDCTDDDECYLGIHNCDEFADCINQPGSFQCRCKDGFTGNGINCQDVNECLTNNGGCSNNAQCINNDGSFKCVCDTGFKGNGYSCVDIDECLNDPNLCDNGHCINEAGGFSCECDMGFIHPDDNNRQSCVDINECQMFTLLCVYGRCENIFGMFKCHCDDGYKIDESGGNCTDIDECLSPQSCLYGTCVNTQGGYKCECPVDYELVSEGNACVDRRNSRCYLDYTFDKRAGRNRCLHSMSDDVTRAACCCSVGKAWGPRCLECPPQNSEEYQQLCPGGPGYKPNINTVMLEDINECEEHPNICLNGHCTNTFGSFMCSCNEGYRLDTSGTQCLDINECEENYALCGAGVCHNEDGKYVCLCPEGYMALPSGKECIDMRKEQCYLSFVQGQCSGPMSQGLTQMLCCCTMGKAWGACEPCPLQDSPEYTTLCGSKPGQIVNPMTNVSEEIDECTLMGSMCKHGICVDTPGSFECHCNRGYIYDIESHQCRDDNECARLPSPCQGNSQCVNLPGHYECRCPDGYKLGSSFRDCVDIDECIDRPGVCSNGDCRNLQGSFQCICRPGYFLTPQKDNCLDIDECQRHQNVCKNGTCINTAGSYKCHCHEGFKLSPNNDCIDIDECRVMPFLCRNGRCRNTVGGFNCECAAGYVLTDDNQHCRDIDECKETPGLCPPPGRCQNTMGSFSCICPIGYRLDVSKRRCEDIDECSERSGVCEDGICTNIDGGFTCTCPEGWITSRDGMNCIDQRREYCYDDIDRKKCVNPRTKILTARDCCCSKGAAWGRYCQQCPREGSREFEKLCPGGMGHVSIGEDLNECAVNPDICRGGGVCVNTDGSFRCECPPGYTLDGTGVNCIDDNECISNRNVCGNGTCSNVEGGFECQCNNGYAPGPLQTCEDINECKELGNHCAFRCHNVPGSFRCTCPYGYALAPDGIHCQDVNECQTPANNCKYMCKNLVGSFMCICPDGFTQVGITDECKDVDECLLDEDLCRDGVCLNTEGSYTCKCNLGYEPSYDGKSCIDRRLGVCYRHLSSGRCVQPSSNSMQAPTTRASCCCSTGEAWGPRCERCPPQDSQQYRQMCLSQGLTIDGGDIDECQMMPELCTNGRCINTMGSYRCSCNRGFKPDSAGTHCRDINECAFRPSPCKFSCQNTEGSFICSCPPGFSLNPDGVSCSDINECLLNTHTCHQECINTEGSYECGCRQGYKQHGDTCIDINECASELGLCPTPGKCINTLGSFKCVCPRGYKLDSTGSYCTDRDECLDDSKCDDNCQNLIGGYRCGCPDGYVLHPSLKKCIDDNECMSSPCAGMGSCFNVQGSYRCGCPDGYQFNPMHQVCLQATAGCAGSPCFFGCTSAGSGGFTCGCPQGYHVVGQGHCLSTIDGGYGGDDIGNAPIYPIEEDLHSSRDQKIISTEGCFSCKISGRHRRASKHHRNETLPVNISPELLSLMETETSGTNNTGKSSKYPPYIQKALRKRRRNRKLAENNEQDVTKPKKKNAKKDANDNQPGKKNNRRKKPRNVDSEHVIVKLDKSQTKHRSEIIKIRPSVKNTDIVYRITKGNDAKKFGLIKKHGVWALHFRKRLKSPETFQLEIEGRIPKIYQVNETYEKPLKLFVSLEVTDLPS; translated from the exons aCCAAACGTGTGCCGATCACGAACGAACCGAACCCACTGTTGTCCCGGATGGTCTACTAAGCCACACACCTCACTATGCGTAGTCC CCGTCTGCTCGAGAAGCTGTGGCGGACCGGGTATTTGCATCCAACCTAATCTGTGTAGGTGTGAAGGCGGCTTTGAGGGACCTTCATGTCAACAGAATGGAATGACGACCTTCCAAA ATAGGAATCGCGGTGGATGTAAAAGGATATGTATGAACGGGGGAACTTGCGTTAATGCAACATGCTCTTGTGCACCTGGTTGGAGTGGAGAATTTTGCACAGAGC cgaTATGTCGAGAGCCATGTTTACACGGAGGTAGGTGTGTAGCTCCGGACAGGTGTGTGTGCTTTCATGGTCGCAGTGGAAAACGATGTGAAATTG ACAGGCGCACTGGACCATGCTATACAGATATCCGTGGTAGTCTTTGTACTAATCAATTGGACGGAGTAGTTTGCACGAAGAATTTGTGTTGTGCGACTGTTGGCAAAGCATGGGGACATCCTTGCGAGCAATGTCCTGATTATCTAGACTGTGAATTAGgatttttaagaaatttgagCTCCTTGGAATGCCTAG atattGATGAGTGTGCTGCTATTCCTGGTCTATGTTCCGGTGGAAAGTGTATTAACAGCATCGGATCATTTTCTTGTGAATGCCCTCCGGGACAGTCAAGGAATATAGAAACCAATAACTGTGAAGATACCGATGAATGCGAAGATGAAAATATATGCAAA AATGGAAAATGTGTTAATACTGATGGTGATTATTATTGTCTCTGCAATCCAAACTTTATTCAAAGTCCAGACAAAAAATTCTGCGTTG ACGGAAGGTTAGGAACTTGTTACACATATCGAACATCTGATGGAGAGTGTAAGAATAATCTTCCGATGAAACTTTCCAATAGAGATTGTTGTTGTGGAAAAAATATGGGCCGAGGATGGGGTGATTATTGTGATCCATGTCCATTACCTGGTGAAC CTGATCATACAAACCTCTGCTTATGGAGTACTTACTCGAAAGGTAAGAAAACCATAAACACCGGAACCAAAAGTGGTCCAGAAAGTCACCGATCAGATTCAAACGGCAACAGTCATGAAAAAAACGGCTGGAGTGAAAACTATAATGGTTTCGATACTGATACTGATACCTTCCATCCAACTCCCCCAGCTGAATATAGCAAGCATAAAGTTAACGAATGCCTCTTCAGGAAAGATATATGTGGTCTTGGAAAATGTATCGACATTGAAGATGG ttaCGAATGTGAATGTTCGAAAGGTGCCGAATTGGATGATATTGACAACCGGCCCGTGTGTGTCGACATTGATGAATGTGAAAGAGGCTACTGTCGAGGTGGTCAATGTAACAATTTACCGAACAGTTTTGAATGCCTCTGCCCACCTGGATTCGACATATCCAATGATGGAAAACTGTGCACGGATAAGGATGAGTGTTCCCTGTCTGGAATGTGTGCTAACGGAATATGCATTAACATGGATGGAACTTTTAAATGTCAATGCAAAACTGGCTTCAAACTCAGCAGCACGGGAAGAGCTTGCATTGATGTCGATGAGTGCTATGAAAATATGAGGATTTGTCTGAACGGCAGGTGTGAAAATACAGCCGGCTCTTACAAGTGTCATTGTGATAAAGGATTCACCGTATCTGAAGACAACGCTTTCTGTATTGATCTCAACGAGTGTTTAAACACAG GAATGTGCGATCACGGCAAATGTGTCAACATTGAAGGATCTTTTCAATGTGTTTGCGATTCAGGATATAGAATAGGCCCTGATCGTAAACACTGTATCGACATTGATGAGTGTCTCAGCAATCCTTGTCTGAATGGTAAATGCATAAATTCACAAGGAAGTTTTCGGTGTGAGTGTGTCGCAGGATTTAATATAGGACCTGATGGGAGATCTTGTTTAG ATAATAGAAGAGATCTTTGCTATTCGCAGTATAAAGACGGTGTATGTTTGAATCCGACATCGATAGCTGTTACAAAGTCAAGTTGTTGTTGTTGCACTGTAGTAGCTGGTCATCCTATGGGATGGGGTACCTCTTGTCAAGCTTGTCCTACTGCTGGTACAATTGAATTTGATAACTTGTGCCCTCACGGACCTGGAATGACATTTAACGGAAATGACATCAACGAGTGTACCCAAAATCCTGACATTTGTAAAAATGGTGCTTGCGAAAATTTAATGGGTGGTCATCGATGCATTTGTGATCCTGGCTATCATGTAGATATAACAGGCAAAATTTGCACTGACATTAACGAATGCGAAATGGAAATATCG ctatgtGCAGGAGGTCAATGTCGCAACACACCTGGTAGTTTTCAATGCATTTGTCCACCAGGTACTAAATACGATGCTCGAACCCAGATTTGCGAAGATATTAACGAATGCGAGGACTTGGAAAACGAACCGtgtatcaacggccattgtatCAATAATCAAGGATCTTACGAGTGTGATTGTGAACCTGGATTTGTATTAGACAATACAGGAAGAGTGTGCTTAG aCAACCGCAAAGGTACGTGTTGGACTAGACTTGTGAATGGTCAATGCGAACTGAACTTGCCGAAGCTTGTTCTTCGTCAAGAGTGTTGTTGCACTGTCGGTCTAGCTTGGGGATCACCATGCGAATCCTGTGACGTTTCGATTTGCGAATGTCCAAAAGGATACGCCaaa ttGGATGGAAAGACTTGTACTGATATTGATGAATGTTCATTGAACGCAGAAATTTGCAGAGGTGGAGGTACCTGCATTAACACCGAAGGCAGTTATACATGCACCTGTCCTCCGGGTCTCACTTTAGATTCTACAG gTTCTAAATGTCAAGACATGCGACGGGAACCTTGCTACATCGACCATAAACATGGACAGTGTACAAATGCAATCGATGGTATATACAGTAAGAACATATGTTGTTGTTCGGCTGTCGGTAGAGCTTGGGGTGGTGATAAATGTGAACCGTGTCCTAGAGCAG GTTCGACGTCATTTATGGAGCTTTGCCCGAAAGGAGCTGGTTTTATCAAAGTCGACATCAATGAATGTACTGAATTCCCTGGAATTTGTCAAAATGGACGTTGTAAAAATACCATTGGAAGTTATAGTTGCAGGTGTAACCAAGGCTATGAACTCGATGAGAACAAAGTTAAATGCATCG ACATAAATGAATGCGAGATTGTAAGTGGAGTTTGCGGAAACGGTACCTGCCGTAACACGGAAGGAAGTTTCCAATGTGATTGTAACGATGGCTATACGAGCAACAATATGATGAAAGTTTGCATGG ATATTAATGAATGTACTGAATCACCCGGGTTGTGCCGCGGCGGACGCTGTTTGAATACACAGGGATCGTTCAAATGCGAATGTCCACCTGGACACGAATTGGCCCCTGATGAGAAATCCTGCAAAGACATTGATGAATGTTCTAGAACTAGTGGAATATGTTCTAACGGCGTTTGCGAAAATATGATGGGAACCTATCAGTGTGTATGCGACGATGGCTACACACAAACCGATTTCAAATCACATTGCAAag ATATTGACGAATGTGAAGAGAACAACGGTAATTGTGACAGTCAATGTATCAACACACCCGGAAGCTTTTCGTGTGCTTGCCT acCTGGAATGGCACTTCAATTGGACGGTCGCATGTGCATTGACATCAACGAGTGCACTGATAATCCTCGCATTTGCGGAGGTGGCAAGTGCATCAATACTAAGGGCAGTCATAAGTGTCAATGCGGTGATGGATTACTACCAAACAGTGAATTCACATCTTGCATAG ACGCCAACGAATGTATTACACAACCAGACATATGCGGCAATGGAGACTGCGTCAACACTGTTGGAAGCTTTGTGTGTCGATGTGAAGATGGATATTCAGTAAAGCCTGAAGTCGGGCCCGATTGTACTGACGACGACGAATGTTATCTTGGAATTCACAACTGCGACGAGTTTGCAGATTGCATCAATCAACCC GGCTCGTTCCAATGCAGATGTAAAGACGGATTCACCGGCAATGGAATAAATTGCCAAGACGTGAACGAGTGTTTGACCAACAACGGTGGTTGTAGCAATAATGCTCAGTGCATAAATAATGACGGTTCGTTCAAATGCGTCTGCGACACAGGTTTCAAAGGAAACGG TTATTCGTGCGTTGACATCGATGAATGTTTAAACGATCCCAATTTGTGCGATAATGGTCATTGTATCAATGAAGCCGGAGGATTTAGCTGCGAATGCGATATGGGATTCATTCATCCCGATGATAACAATCGCCAATCTTGTGTCG ATATTAATGAATGTCAAATGTTCACCCTCTTGTGTGTGTACGGTAGATGTGAAAACATATTTGGAATGTTTAAATGCCACTGTGACGATGGATATAAAATTGATG aaagtGGTGGTAACTGCACGGACATCGATGAATGTCTCAGTCCCCAGTCTTGTTTGTACGGTACATGTGTAAATACTCAAGGTGGTTATAAATGCGAATGTCCTGTGGATTATGAGCTTGTATCAGAAGGAAACGCCTGTGTtg ACCGTAGGAACTCGAGATGTTACTTGGACTACACTTTTGATAAACGTGCTGGTCGTAATCGTTGTCTACATTCAATGTCAGACGATGTCACTCGTGCTGCTTGTTGCTGTTCTGTTGGTAAAGCATGGGGTCCTAGATGTTTAGAATGTCCTCCGCAAAATTCGGAGGAGTATCAGCAACTGTGTCCCGGTGGGCCAGGGTATAAGCCAAACATCAACACG GTGATGCTTGAAGATATAAACGAATGTGAAGAACATCCTAATATTTGCCTCAACGGACATTGCACCAACACTTTTGGTTCATTTATGTGCTCTTGTAACGAAGGGTATCGCTTAGACACGTCTGGAACTCAATGCTTGGACATAAACGAGTGCGAAGAAAATTATGCTTTGTGTGGAGCCGGCGTTTGTCATAATGAAGATGGAAAATATGTTTGCTTATGTCCTGAAGGTTACATGGCTCTACCAAGTggaa AGGAATGCATCGATATGAGGAAAGAGCAATGCTATTTGAGCTTCGTTCAAGGTCAGTGTTCTGGGCCTATGTCGCAAGGCTTGACTCAAATGTTATGCTGCTGCACGATGGGAAAAGCTTGGGGAGCATGTGAGCCCTGTCCATTACAAGATTCTC CGGAATATACAACTTTATGTGGAAGTAAGCCAGGACAAATCGTTAATCCTATGACCAATGTTAGTGAAGAGATCGACGAGTGCACTCTTATGGGCTCAATGTGTAAACATGGTATATGCGTGGATACTCCTGGAAGTTTCGAATGTCACTGCAACAGAGG ctATATTTATGATATTGAATCACATCAGTGTAGAGACGACAACGAATGTGCTCGCTTACCAAGTCCATGTCAAGGAAACAGTCAGTGTGTTAACCTTCCCGGACACTACGAGTGTAGATGTCCCGATGGATATAAACTTGGATCTAG ttttagagACTGTGTCGATATAGACGAGTGTATAGATCGTCCTGGTGTGTGCTCTAATGGTGATTGTAGAAACCTCCAAGGTTCCTTCCAGTGTATTTGCAGACCAGGATATTTCTTAACGCCACAAAAAGACAATTGTCTGGATATAGACGAGTGTCAGAGGCATCAAAACGTTTGTAAAAATGGTACTTGTATCAATACAGCCGGTAGTTATAAATGCCACTGCCACGAAGGGTTCAAGCTCAGTCCAAACAACGATTGCATTG ATATCGATGAGTGTCGAGTGATGCCATTCTTGTGCCGCAATGGAAGATGTCGCAACACTGTCGGTGGATTTAATTGTGAATGTGCTGCAGGATACGTTCTCACTGATGATAATCAGCACTGCAGAGATATTGATGAGTGCAAAGaa ACCCCTGGACTATGCCCTCCACCTGGTAGATGTCAGAACACAATGGGCAGCTTCTCATGCATATGTCCAATTGGATATCGTTTGGATGTGAGCAAACGACGTTGTGAAGATATTGACGAATGTTCTGAAAGAAGCGGTGTGTGTGAAGATGGAATTTGTACAAATATCGATGGTGGATTCACTTGCACTTGTCCTGAAGGATGGATTACCAGTCGTGATGGTATGAATTGCATCGATCAGAGAAGAGAATATTGCTACGATGATATAGATAG gAAAAAGTGTGTCAATCCGAGAACTAAAATACTGACAGCACGTGATTGTTGTTGTTCTAAAGGAGCTGCTTGGGGAAGATATTGTCAACAGTGTCCTCGAGAAGGATCTA GGGAATTTGAAAAGCTCTGCCCTGGTGGTATGGGTCATGTTAGCATTGGAGAAGACTTGAATGAATGTGCAGTTAACCCTGATATCTGTCGTGGTGGTGGTGTTTGTGTCAACACTGATGGTTCATTCCGTTGCGAATGTCCTCCGGGATATACTCTCGATGGAACAG GTGTGAACTGTATTGATGATAACGAATGCATATCAAACAGAAACGTTTGTGGAAATGGAACTTGTTCCAACGTTGAAGGTGGTTTTGAGTGTCAATGCAATAATGGATATGCACCGGGACCGTTACAG ACTTGTGAAGACATCAACGAATGTAAAGAACTAGGCAACCACTGTGCTTTCCGTTGCCACAACGTACCAGGTTCATTCAGATGTACTTGTCCGTACGGTTATGCTTTAGCACCTGACGGAATCCATTGTCAAG atgtAAATGAATGTCAAACACCGGCAAACAATTGTAAATACATGTGCAAAAATCTAGTAGGATCTTTCATGTGCATATGTCCAGATGGATTCACTCAG GTTGGAATCACCGATGAATGTAAAGATGTGGACGAGTGTCTTTTAGATGAAGATCTGTGCCGTGATGGAGTATGCCTCAACACTGAGGGAAGCTACACTTGCAAATGTAATCTGGGCTATGAACCTAGCTATGATGGAAAATCATGCATCG atAGAAGATTGGGAGTGTGTTATCGCCACCTATCATCTGGTCGTTGCGTACAACCCTCTTCAAATTCAATGCAAGCTCCGACTACCAGAGCTTCATGCTGTTGTTCAACGGGAGAAGCTTGGGGACCAAGATGTGAGCGTTGTCCACCACAAGATTCTCAACAATATCGACAAATGTGCCTTTCACAAGGTCTCACCATTGATGGTGGAG ATATCGACGAATGCCAAATGATGCCTGAACTGTGTACTAACGGACGCTGCATAAACACCATGGGATCTTACCGTTGCTCTTGCAACAGAGGTTTCAAACCTGACTCGGCCGGAACACATTGTCGGGACATCAACGAGTGTGCCTTCCGTCCATCTCCTTGCAAATTTTCATGTCAGAACACCGAAGGCTCTTTCATTTGTTCATGTCCACCAGGATTTTCACTCAATCCAG ATGGCGTATCCTGTAGCGATATTAACGAATGCCTTTTGAATACGCACACTTGTCATCAAGAGTGTATAAATACCGAAGGCTCGTACGAATGCGGCTGCAGACAAGGCTATAAACAACATGGTGACACTTGCATCG ATATTAATGAATGTGCATCTGAGCTTGGCCTATGCCCCACACCTGGAAAATGTATCAACACTTTGGGAAGCTTTAAATGCGTTTGTCCGCGTGGATATAAATTGGATTCCACTG GTTCTTACTGTACCGACCGCGATGAGTGTTTGGATGATTCTAAATGCGATGATAATTGTCAGAATCTCATTGGAGGATACCGCTGTGGCTGTCCAGATG GTTATGTACTTCATCCGTCTTTGAAGAAATGTATCGATGATAATGAATGTATGTCTAGTCCTTGTGCTGGCATGGGTAGTTGTTTCAACGTTCAAGGATCATACCGTTGTGGTTGTCCAGATGGATATCAGTTCAATCCTATGCACCAAGTTTGTTTGCAG GCTACTGCTGGTTGTGCCGGAAGTCCATGCTTCTTCGGTTGCACTTCAGCTGGAAGTGGTGGATTTACTTGTGGCTGTCCACAAGGATATCACGTTGTCG GTCAAGGTCATTGCTTATCAACTATTGATGGTGGTTATGGCGGTGATGATATTGGAAACGCGCCGATTTATCCCATCGAAGAAGATCTTCACAGCTCACGAGATCAAAAGATTATATCCACTGAAGGATGCTTCTCTTGCAAA ATCAGTGGTCGTCATCGGCGTGCTTCAAAGCATCACAGAAATGAAACATTGCCTGTTAATATATCTCCTGAGCTCCTCAGTCTGATGGAAACTGAAACTTCAGGCACAAACAATACAGGCAAGAGTAGCAAGTACCCTCCGTATATACAAAAAGCTCTCAGAAAGCGAAGAAGGAATAGAAAATTAGCAGAAAATAATGAACAGGATGTAACAAAACCTAAAAAGAAGAACGCAAAGAAAG atgctAATGATAACCAACCAGGAAAGAAGAACAACAGAAGAAAGAAGCCCCGCAATGTGGACTCGGAACACGTCATTGTAAAACTAGACAAATCCCAAACAAAACATAGAAGTGAAATTATTAAGATAAGACCATCTGTTAAG aaCACTGATATTGTGTATAGAATAACGAAAGGAAACGACGCGAAGAAGTTTGGTTTAATCAAGAAACACGGAGTTTGGGCTCTTCACTTCAGAAAGCGGCTAAAATCACCCGAAACATTCCAGTTAGAAATCGAAGGAAGGATTCCGAAGATATATCAGGTCAACGAGACGTACGAAAAGCCATTGAAACTGTTCGTAAGCTTAGAAGTAACCGATCTACCATCATAG
- the trk gene encoding trunk, whose protein sequence is MPCRESLIYLCLINCIVLVQKGQSAKINFSNMQHFIGSGPAADEKMRFTKEKPCSTLEQKTLTGILGAAFNPRYMSVTPPNDPKEDNDPSDMKRMISGYRPFAVDEEFSQQLNGEVPAWETNHFTADFFTKRKRSTDGGNNREERSIEESTPWECKSSIRWTDLGSDYFPRYIRSVDCGKHECWYGRYSCKPRSFTVKILRRKHGKCAYNRKNEKMYDLPQELRELWVWEERAVNFCCECAP, encoded by the coding sequence ATGCCGTGTAGGGAGagtttgatttatttgtgtttgATTAATTGCATCGTTCTCGTACAGAAGGGACAATCGGCGAAAATCAATTTCTCAAATATGCAACACTTCATCGGCTCGGGTCCTGCTGCTGACGAGAAAATGCGCTTCACCAAAGAGAAACCTTGCTCAACCCTGGAGCAAAAGACTCTGACTGGGATTCTGGGGGCTGCTTTCAACCCTCGCTACATGAGCGTCACCCCTCCAAACGACCCGAAAGAAGACAATGACCCGTCAGATATGAAAAGAATGATATCTGGCTATCGTCCTTTCGCTGTCGACGAAGAATTCTCTCAGCAGCTCAACGGAGAGGTGCCAGCTTGGGAGACGAATCATTTCACCGCTGATTTCTTCACCAAACGAAAAAGAAGTACAGACGGTGGGAACAATCGTGAAGAACGTTCTATTGAAGAGTCAACGCCTTGGGAGTGCAAGTCTTCTATTAGATGGACCGATTTGGGCTCTGACTATTTCCCAAGGTATATTCGGAGTGTTGATTGTGGTAAGCACGAGTGCTGGTATGGAAGGTATTCGTGCAAACCGAGGTCATTCACTGTGAAAATTTTGCGCAGAAAGCATGGTAAATGTGCGTACAACCGGAAAAATGAGAAAATGTACGATTTGCCACAAGAATTGAGAGAACTTTGGGTTTGGGAAGAGAGGGCTGTCAACTTTTGCTGTGAGTGCGCTCCTTAA